Part of the Kitasatospora sp. NBC_01266 genome, GAGTTCGCCGCCGCGCTGAACAGCGCGCTGGCCGCCGGCTCCCCGCTGGAGGAGGTCCGGGCGCTGGCCGGGCTGGGCGCCGGCGATCTGCGGGCCGGGCGCGGCTGCGAGGGTCAGGGGCGGCTGCGCCAGGCCCTGACCCTGGCCCGCCGGCTGGGCGTCCCGGAGGCGCTGCGGATCGAGGCGCTGCTGGGGACGCTGTCGGCGGGCGTCGCGGCAGCCGGCTGACCGGGCGGCGCAGCCGGGCTTGCGGCGCACCGGTCGGCTGGCAGGCTGGAGGCGTGGCGGATCCGGAGGAGAGCGCGGTGGGCGGCGCGGTGCAGTACACCCACTGGTCGGTGCGAGTGGTGGCCTTCGTGATCGACATGCTGGCCTGCTGGGCGCCGAACATCATCGCGGGGGCGATCGAGCCGGACAGCACCGGGCTGCAGCTGGTCATGCTGGTGCCCTCGGTGCTGCTGCTGGCGTACAACCGCTGGTACCTGACCGGGCGCACCGGGCAGAGCTGGGGCAAGCAGCTGATGGCGATCCACCTGGTGCGGCTGGACGGGGTGGAGCCGGTCGGCGTGCTGCCGGCGTTCCTGCGTGATCTGGGGCACCTGCTGGACACGCTGGCCTGCCTGCTGGGCTGGTTCTGGCCGCTGTGGGACCACCGGAAGCAGACCTTCGCGGACAAGCTGGCCGCCACCGCCGTGCTGGGCGGCGACTGAGACCGGTCGGGGCGCGGCGACCGAGCCGTCCAGGGCGGCCGGTGGGCGAACTCCAGGCGAACACCAGGTGGTGCCCGGCCCGCGCGGTCGGCCTCGACCCGGGTACCAGGTTCCGGTCGCCTCGCCGGGCCGACTAGGGTGCCGTTCACGTCCGGTTGGCTGTGCAACTTCGACCGGATGACGTCTGCACCTGAACGATCGGAGTCCCCCCGTGTCCAGCCTCTGGCCCGCCGGCCCGCGCCGCGTCCTGGTCGTCGGCATCGACGGCGTCCGCCTCGACCTGCTGCCCGAGTTGGACACCCCGCACCTGGACGCGGTGGCGGCGGCCGGCTTCCTGGCCCCCGTCGAGGTGGACGAGGCCACGCCCACCATGTCCGGCCCGTGCTGGGCGACCATCGTCACCGGGGTGACGGTGGCCAAGCACGGCGTCTTCGGCAACCACCTCGGCGGCAACCGGCTGGACGTCTTCCCGGACTTCACCACCCGGCTGGCCGAGGTGCACCGGCGCCGGACCTTCGCCGTGGGCGGCTGGGAGCCGCTCTTCCTGGCCCGCCAGGGCGGTCCGCTGTTCGCCGCGCCCGGGCGGCTGGCCTACATCGCGCCGCTCGAGGACAGCCCCGAGGCCTGGGAGGTCTGCGACGAGCGGGCCACCACCGAGGCGGTCACCGTGCTGACCGGCGACGACGACCCGCAGGCGAGCTTCGTCTACCTGGGCGCGGTGGACGAGACCGCGCACTTCCTGGGCTGCGGCGAGGAGTACCGCCACTCGATCGAGGCCGCCGACGTCCGGCTCGGCCGGCTGCTGGCCGCGCTGCGCTCCCGCCCGGGGTACGCCGAGGAGGAGTGGACGGTGATCGTGGTGACCGACCACGGCCACGTCGACGCCGGCGGCCACGGCGGGCGCAGCACCGTGGAGCGCACCGCCTGGGTGGCCGCCAGCGGTCCCGGCCTGCCGCCCGGCGGCGAGGTGCTGCCGGTGCGCCACGTGGACGTGGCCGCGCACGTCTACGCGGCGCTGCAGATCGTCCCCGACCCGCACTGGACGCTGGACGGCCGGCCGTTCACCCCGGTGGGCACCCTGCAGCCGGCCGGCTGAGGCCCGGGACGCGACTCAGGCCAGCGCCTTGACCAGCCGCTCGAAGGCCAGGTCAGGGCGCTTCGGCAGGCCGAAACGCTCGTCGCCGTAGGGGAACGGCGAGAGCTCCCCGGTGCGGGTGAAGCCGCGCCGCTCGTACCAGGCGATCAGGTCCTCGCGCTGCACGATCACCGTCATCTCCAGCGAGGCCGCGCCCCACTCGGCGCGCGCGAACCGCTCGGCCTCGGCGAGTACCGCCCGGCCCACCCCGCCGCCCTGCTGGGCGGGCCGGACCGAGAACATCCCGAAGTAGGCGCCGGCCGGGCGCCGCTCCACCGTGCAGCAGGCGAGCAGCTCGCCGGTGCCGGCCCGCTCGGCGAGCAGCACCCGGGTGTCGGGGCGCTCCAGCGTCTCGGCGACGGACCGCGCGTCGGTGCGCTGCCCGTCCAGCAGGTCGGCCTCGGTGGTCCAGCCGACCCGGCTGGCGTCGCCGCGGTAGGCGGACTCCACCAGGTCGACCAGCGCGGGGACGTCGTGCGCGGTCGCGGGACGGAAGACCAGATCGGCGGCGGTTGCCATGCGTGTACTCCAGACGGCAGACAGATGTCCTGGCATCGTGCCACGAGGACACCCCGGATGGGCCAGCCGGACGCGGGGCGGAGCCGCTCGCGGGCGAGGATGGGACGGTCCGTAACCGTTCGATCACCCGGGAGTGCTGAGCCGCATGCACCCGCGCGTCTTCGCCATCATCACCGCGGTCCTGCTCGGGGCGCTCGGCCTCGGGGCACTGGCCGTCACCGACTGGACCCCGACCGCCGCCGGCCCGGCGGGGCGGGCCGCGCCGGCCGCGAAGGCGGTGGCCGCCGCCTCCCCCACCGGCGATCCGGCGGTCTGGACCCGCAGCACGCTGCGCAACAAGCTGATGACCGAGATGGCCGCCACCGACCCGGGCGTCGCGCTGGCCGACCTGGACCGGATCACCAAGGCGAAGCCGTACACCGTCCGGTTCTGCCACCCGATCGCGCACGAGCTGGGGCACACGGCGGTCAAGCGGTACAACTACGACTTCGCCAAGGTGCTCTCCTTCCCGCACGACACCTGCGCGGAGGGCTACCTGCACGGCGCGGTGGAGGAGATGCTGGCCGCCTCCACCGACCCGGGCAACGACCTGCTCAAGCTCTGCCAGCCGCAGATGAGCGGGCCGTGCGTGCACGGCACCGGCCACGGCACGATGTTCGTCACCAAGCAGAACGTGCCGGCCGCCCGCGACCTGTGCAGCCGCTACGGCTCGCAGAGCCGGATCATCACCTGCTCCGAGGGCCTGTTCATGCAGCTCTTCGGCCCCGACGAGGAGGACGAGAACGCCAAGGCGCAGCTGCCCGCCGACAAGCTGGCCGCCGAGCCGCTCTATCCCTGCCCGGAGCAGCCCGCGCTCTTCCAGTCGGCCTGCTACTTCTACGCGCCGACCTTCTACCTCTCCTCGCACGACTACCCCGACCACCCCGAGGTCTACGCCCAGGCGCTCAAGTGGTGCCTGAACGCCCAGGCCACCGGTGGCGCGAACGACTGCAGTCGAGGGGTCGGCTCGCGCACCATGAAGTACAACCTGGACCGCGAGGACTGGGTGGGCCAGCAGTGCGCGAGCGCGGCGGACAGCTGGCAGCGCAAGGCCTGCGTGGACGGGATGGTGAGCTACTACACGGTCAACTACACCGACCCGGGCGCCGCCGGGCGGCTCTGCGCGAAGCTGACCGACCAGGAGATCGCGCGGGACTGCCGCTCCTCGGCGCACCTGTCGGGATCGCTGGACTGACCGGCACGTAGCATCGGCGGCATGTCCGAGCCGCAGTTCCGCGAATCCGCCCGTGCCACCGCCGACCTGGTCGCCGACTACCTGGCGGCGGTGCCCGAGCAGCCGGTGTGGCAGCCGATGGACCCTGCCGCGCGGGCCCGGCTGCTGGACGCGCCGCTGCCGGCCGGCGGGCGCGACCTGGCCCAGCTGCTGAAGGTGATCGAGGAGCAGGTGCTGCCCGCGCCGATGGGCAACGGCCACCCGAGGTTCTTCGGGTGGGTGAACTCGGCGCCCGCTCCGGCCGGGGTGCTGGCCACGCTGGTCGCCGCCGCGCTCAACCCGAGTTCGGCCGGCGGCGACCACGCGGATGTGCACCTGGAGCGGGCGGTGGTGCGCTGGACGGCGGAGCTGGTCGGGTTCCCGCATCCCCCCGGCGGTGGGCTGCTCACCTCGGGCACCTCGATGGCCACCATCGTCTGCCTGGCCGCCGCGCGCGGTCGGGCGGCGGCCCGAGCCGGACACGACGTGCGGGCCGAGGGGCTGGCCGGACTGCCCCCGCTGGTCGGCTACGTCAGCGGGGAGACCCACTCCTGCGTGCGCAAGGCCGCCGAGCTGCTGGGGCTGGGCAGCCGGCAGCTGCGGGTGGTGGCCGGTGACGCCCAGGGGCGGCTGGACCCGGTGGCGCTGCGCGCGGCCGTCGCCGAGGACCGGGCGGCCGGGCGGCTGCCGTTCCTGGTGGTGGCCTCGGCCGGGACGGTCAACACCGGCGCGGTGGACCGCTTCGAGCCGATCGCCGACCTCTGCGCCGAGCAGGGCCTGTGGCTGCACGTCGACGGCGCGTACGGGGCGTTCGGGGTGCTGGACCCCGAGATCGCGCACCGCTTCGCGGGCCTGGCCCGGGCCGACTCGCTCGCCCTGGACCCGCACAAGTGGCTGGGCGTGCCGGTGGACTGCGGCTGCGCGCTGGTGCGCGACGCCGAGCAGCTGCGCGAGACCTTCAGCCTGGTCCCGGCCTACCTGCGCGACGAGGAGGCCGGCGGGCTGGGCTGGTTCTCCGAGTACGGCATCGAGCAGACCCGCCCGTTCCGCGCGCTCAAGGTCTGGGCCACCATCGCGCACCGGGGCCGCGAGGGCCTGGCGGCCGACATCGCGCACTGCACCCGGCTGGCCCGCCGGCTCGGCGAGCTGGTCGAGGCCGATCCCGGCCTCGAGCTGCTGGCGCCGGTGGAGACCTCGATCGTGGCCTTCCGGGCCCGCCCGGCGGGTCTGTCGCCGAGCGAGCTGAACGCGCTGAACCAGGCGCTGCCGCTCGCGGTGCAGCGGCGCGGGCGGGCCTTTGTGACCGGCACCGTGCTGGCGGGACGGGAGGCGGTGCGGGCCTGCCTGCTGAACGCCGCCACCACGGAGGCGGACCTGGCCGTGCTGCTGGCCGAAGTCCGGTCTGCCGCAGGTGATCTGACTACCCGACAGTAGCCTCGACCAGCCCGTCGGTTTCCCCGCAGACATTTACCGCGTGGTCATAACAGATTCGTGATCGTGAAACACCAGCGCGTCATGGTGGGGTCATGACTCGATCGCCATCCTCTGCCCACCGACCCGACCACGCGTCCGGCCACCCGGCCCAGCAGACCTCCCGGGCCCAGCGCCGACTGGCCAGGACGGCGCGCTGGCGCCGCGAGACCGTGGAGCTCGCGGCCGTCTTCCTCGCGGTGGCCGCCGCCGACCTGGTCGCCGACGTGGTGGTGCACGGCCACGACGGCCCCGTGCTGCTGGCCGCCTCCGCCGCCGCACTGCTCGCCACGGCGGTGTTCCACAGCTGGTGGTCCCATCGCCATCCGCACGGACCGCCGGGCCCCGATCCGGTGGCTGAACGGGAATCGGCCGAGGCCGGCGGTCCGCTCGCCGAGCAGACCCGGCTGTGGCGGCTGCGGGCCACCGTCTCGGACGCGCCCGGCTCGCTGGCGGCCGTCAGCGCGGCGCTGGCCGAGCTGCGGATCAGCATCATCTCGCTGCAGACCCACCCGCTGCCGGACGCCACGGTGGACGAGTTCCTGCTGCGCGCCCCGCGCTCGCTGCCCCGCACCGCGCTGACCGAGGCGGTCGCCAGGGCCGGCGGCCGGGAGATCTGGACCGACCCGGCCGACGCGCACGACCTGGTGGACGTGCCGACCCACGTGCTGGCGCTGGCCACCCGCACCGCGCTGGACGCCGCCGAGCTGCCCGTCGCGCTGCGCCAGCTGTTCGGCCAGGTCACCATCCGGCAGTTCCCGGCCCGCGGCGAGCACGCCGGGGCCGCGCCGCGCCTGGCGGGCCCGGTGATGCTGCTGCCCGCGCCCGGCGGCGAGCTGATCGAGCTCTCCCGCCCGCACCTGCCGTTCACGCCCACCGAGTTCGCCCGGGCCAAGGCGCTGGTCGAGCTGGACACGGTGCTCGGGCCCCGGGTGCCCGAGGTCGAGGACCAGTTGCGGCTGCCCGGTGCCGGCGGGCCGCAGGAGGCCGAGCTGACGGTGCGCCGGGCCCACCCGGGCGACAAGGCGGCGGCGCTGGCCATGCACCGGCGCTGCTCGCCGGCCACCCTGCGCCGCCGTTACCACGGCCCGGTCGCGGACGCCGACCGCTACCTGGGCCACCTGCTCGACCCCCGGCACGGCCAGACGCTGACCGCGCAGACGGCCGACGGGCGGCTGGTCGCGCTCGCCCACCTGATGTGGGACGACGACAGCGCGGAGCTCGCCGTGCTGGTGGAGGACGCCTGGCAGCGCCGGGGCCTGGGCCTGGACCTGCTGCGCCGAATGGCGGCGCTGGCCGCCGAGGCCGGCGTGGCCACCGTCTACGCGGTCACCCAGGCCGGGAACACCGCCCTGGTCGCCGCGATGCGGCGGCTGGAGCTGCCGCTGGACTACCAGGTGGCGGACGGCACCCTGGTGATCACGGCACACCTGGCGGGCGCGGCGGAGCAGCTGCCGAGCCCGTGGCCCTCGGTGCCCGGGGGACGCTGAACACCGCGCGGGTGGGGGCGGTTCCCGGCTGCCGGGGCCGCCCCCTCGGCGTGCGCGCCGGGCCGCCGCCGGGGCGGGGCAGCCGCCCGGCGGCCGGTCGGGCGGGCGGCTGGGCCAGGGGTCGAAGAGGTGTCAGGCGCCCGACCGGGCAGGGCAGGAAGGGGGCCGTGGCTCGGCCTGCTTCCGATGAGCCGTTAGGCTGGCCCCGTCCCTGCCCCCTGACGACCCCGTACGAGGTCAGAGGGGGGTCGTCGCCTAGAGGAGGAACCCCTGAGCATGCCAGGCACCGGATCGGAGGCCGCAGCCACCGGCGCGCGCGACTCCTCACTGCCCGCCCGCTCCAAGCTCGCCGTCACGGCGGGCAAGGTGGCTGCCGCCGCCTCCCGCTCGGTCGGCCGCGGCAGCGGCTCGGTGATCGGCGGCAAGGTCGCGCTCAGGCTCGACCCCGACCTGCTCGCCCGCCTCGCCGACCACCTGGACGTGGTCCTGGTCAGCGCCACCAACGGCAAGACCACCACCACCCGGCTGATCGCCGAGGCGCTGCGCGCCGCCGGCCCCGTGGTCTCCAACGCGCTGGGCGCCAACATGCCGGCCGGGATCACCTCCGCGCTGGCCGGCGGCTCGGACGCGCGCTACGGCGTGATCGAGGTGGACGAGAAGTACCTGGCGGGCGTCGCCCGGGACACCCACCCCAAGGCCATAGCGCTGCTCAACCTCTCGCGCGACCAGCTGGACCGGGCCGCCGAGACCCGGATGCTGGCCGAGAAGTGGCGCGAGGGCCTGCAGGGCACCGAAGCGGTGATCATCGCCAACGCGGACGACCCGCTGGTGACCTGGGCCGCATCCTCCTGCCAGCGGGTGGTCTGGGTGGCCGCCGGACAGGCCTGGAAGGAGGACGCCTGGTCCTGCCCGTCCTGCGGCGGCGTGATGCAGCGTCCCGGCGACGACTGGTACTGCCAGGAGTGCGGCTTCCGCCGTCCGCAGCCGCACTGGGCGCTGCAGGGCAGCCACGTGATCGACCCGAACGGCGCCGCCTGGCCGATCCAGCTGCAGCTGCCGGGCCGGGCCAACCTGGCCAACGCCACCAGCTCGGCCGCGGTGGCCGCGGTCTTCGGGGTGCCGCCGCAGACCGCCCTGGAGCGGATGCAGTCGGTCTCCGCGGTGGCCGGCCGCTACGACGTGGTCAACTACCAGGGCCGCGACGTGCGCCTGCTGCTGGCCAAGAACCCGGCCGGCTGGCTGGAGACCTTCTCGCTGATCGACGGCCCGCCCGCGCCGGTGATCCTCTCGGTGAACGCGCTGGACGCGGACGGCACCGACACCTCCTGGCTGTGGGACGTGGACTACGAGCGGCTGCACGGCCACCCGGTCTTCGTGATGGGCCAGCGCCGACTCGACCTGGCGGTGCGCCTGGAGGTGGCCGGGCTGCAGTTCCACGTGGTGGAGACGCTGGAGGAGGCGGTCCGGATGGCGCCGCCCGGGCGGATCGAGGCGATCGCCAACTACACCGCGTTCCAGCAGCTGCGCAAGGTGGTGGCCGGGTCATGAGCACTCCCCCGCAGCATCCCGGCTACCCCCAGCAGGGCGGACCGCAGCAGGGCGGCTACCCCCAGCAGGGCTACCCGCAGCAGCCCGGCCAGCCCTACCCGGGCCAGCCGTACCCGGGCCAGCAGCCGCCCGCCGGCTACCCGCAGCAGGGCGGACCGCAGCAGGGCGGCTACCCCGCCCAGCAGCCGCCGCAGGCCCCGGCCCCGCAGCCCGGTGGCCAGCCGCACCCCGGCTACCAGCAGCCCGGCTACCCGGCCCAGCCCGCCAGGCCTGCCCAGCAGCAGGCCGTCCAGCAGCCGCCCGCGCAGCCGGGCCAGCCGCAGCCCGACCCGCAGCACTATGGAAGGCCTTCCAGGATGAGCGACAGCAGCCTGCGGCTGGTCTGGGTCTACCCGGACCTGCTCAGCACCTACGGCGACCGCGGCAACGCGCTGGTCGTGGAGCGCCGGGCCCGCCAGCGCGGGCTGAACGTGCAGCGGGTGGACGTGCGCTCGGACCAGCCGATCCCGACCAGCGGCGACATCTACCTGATCGGCGGCGGCGAGGACCGCCCGCAGCGCCTGGCCGCCGAGCGGCTGCGCCAGGACTCCGGGCTGCCGCGCGCGGTGGACAACGGCGCGATCGTCTTCTCGGTCTGCGCGGGCTACCAGATCCTGGGCCACGAGTTCATCAACGACCTGGGCCAGCGCGAGCCGGGCCTGGGCCTGCTGGACGTCTGGTCCACCCGCGGCGAGGGCGCCCGCAGCGTCGGCGACGTGCTGGCCGAGCCGGACCCGCGGCTGGGCCTGGCGACGCTGACCGGCTTCGAGAACCACCAGGGCGTCACGCACCTGGGTCAGGGCGTCGCGCCGCTGGCCCAGGTCTCCGTGGGCGGCGGCAACGGCGACGGGAACGGCACCGAGGGCGCCTGGCGGGACACCGTCTTCGGCACCTACCTGCACGGTCCGGTGATGGCCCGCAACCCCGCGGTCGCGGACCTGCTGATCAAGCTGGCACTGGACGTCAACGCGCTCCCGCCGGCCGACACCACCTGGTACGACGCGCTGCGCGCCGAGCGGATCGCGGCCACCGGCCGCCAGCCCGCCTGAGCCGCCCGACCCGTCGGACCGCCCGATCCTCGGCCGGGCACCGGCAGGCTGACGGCCTGCCGGTTCTCAAGGGATCGTCGATCGGAGCGGGCCACCCTCGGTGCGTACCGACACCCGTCGGTCGGCCCGAGTGAACGTCTCCCGTGAACGTCTCCCGCCCGCCTGGTGTCCAGCATCCGGCGGCGGGAGCCTCCACCTCGCGAAATAGCGACAATAAAGCTCGTCGGATGCAACCCTCCTCGGCAGCCGGCACCTCAGCGCGGGCGCGCCGACGACGCCGCTCCCGTGCCTGCTCCCGCCTGGCCGGAGGTGGGGGCCGCTAAGATCAGCTTCGGCTTGATTTGTCCGATTCTGACCCCGCCCTTCCAAGGTGGTAGTCCGGCCATCCGGTCCTTCCCCCAGCCTGGCGGCTGGGCGGTGCCCCCAGTGGAGTTGCAGAAACAATGCGTATTGGTGTGCTGACCAGCGGCGGCGACTGCCCCGGCCTGAACGCCGTGATCCGCTCCGTGGTCCACCGGGGGGTGGTCGACCACGGCGACGAGATCATCGGCTTCCAGGACGGCTGGCGAGGCCTCCTCGAAGGTGTCCACCGCCCGCTGACCCTCGACTCGGTCAGCGGCATCCTGGCCCAGGGCGGCACCATCCTGGGCTCCTCCCGCGTCCAGCCCAGCCACCTGCGCGACGGCGTGGAGCGGGCCAAGCGCTACTGCGCCGACCTCGGCATCGAGGCGGTGATCCCGATCGGCGGCGAGGGCACCCTCAAGGCGGCCAAGCTGATGAGCGACGCCGGCCTGCCGGTGGTCGGCGTCCCCAAGACCATCGACAACGACATCGCCTGCACCGACGTCACCTTCGGCTTCGACACCGCCGTCTCGGTGGCCACCGAGGCGCTGGACCGGCTGAAGACCACCGCCGAGTCGCACCAGCGGGTGATGGTGGTCGAGGTGATGGGCCGGCACACCGGCTGGATCGCGCTCAACGCGGGCATGGCGGCCGGCGCGCACGCCATCGTGGTGCCCGAGCGCCCGTTCCACATCGACAAGCTCACCGAGGTGGTCCGCGAGCGCTTCGAGCGGGGCAAGAAGTTCGCCATCGTGGTCTGCGCGGAGGGCGCCAAGCCCGAGGCCGGCACCATGCACTGGGAAGAGGGAACCCGGGACATCTACGGCCACGAGCGGTTCACCGGCATCGCCACCCAGCTCTCCGGCGAACTGGAGCACCGCCTGGGCAAGGAGGCCCGCCCGGTGATCCTCGGCCACACCCAGCGCGGCGGCACCCCCACCGCCTACGACCGGGTGCTCGCCACCCGGTTCGGCTGGCACGCCGTGGAGGCCGCGCACAAGGGCGCCTTCGGGCACATCACCGCGCTACAGGGCACCCAGATCAACCTGGTGCCGCTGGGCGAAGCGGTGGCGGACCTGAAGACGGTCCCGGCCGAGCGCTACGTCGAGGCCGAGATGGTCATCTGACCGTCCGACCCGCCACCTCCCTGATGCCCCGCCACCCCGGCGGGGCATCAGTGTTCAGTCCGGGGGCGCCCGCAGCGGGCAGGTAAGCCGGCCGTAGTCTGGGTGCCGACGAAAAACGGACGAACCGGACCTGAGGCGGCCGGACGTCCCTGGGCACAACGGAAAGCGGGACCGCCGATGGACGGTATGACAGGGATGCACCACGGGGACGAGCTGGGCCCGTTCTCGCTCCACTCGGTGCTCACCTGGTCGCCCGACTGGCCGTTCCTGCTGGGCTGCCTGGTGGCGCTCGGCCTGTACGGCACCGGTGTCGTGCGGCTGGCCAGGCGCGGCGACCGCTGGCCGATCGGGCGCTCGGTGGCCTGGGTCCTGGGTGTGCTGACCATCGTCGCGGTGACCTGCTCGGGGCTGAACGACTACGGCATGGTGCTGTTCAGCGCGCACATGATGCAGCACATGGTGCTCAGTATGCTGACGCCGATCCTGCTGCTGCTCGGCGCGCCGATCACGCTGGCGCTGCGGGCGCTGCGCCCGGCCGGCAAGGGACGCCCGCGCGGGCCGCGCGAGCTGCTGGTGGCGCTGCTGCACAGCCGGTACGTCAAGGTGCTCTCGCACCCGGCCTTCACCATCCCGCTCTTCATCGCGAGCCTCTACGGCCTCTACTTCACCCCGATCTTCGACACCCTGATGCAGACCCGGATCGGGCACATCGCGATGATGGTCCACTTCCTGGCGGCCGGCCTGCTCTTCTTCTGGCCGATCATGGGCGTGGACCCGGGCCCGAACCGGCCCGGGCACGTGATGCGGATCATCGAGCTGTTCATGGGGATGCCGTTCCACGCCTTCTTCGGCGTCGCGGTGATGATGGCCACCAGCCCGCTGGTGACCACCTTCAACTCGGCCATGGCCCCGCCCGGCACCGACCTGATGGCCGACCAGAAGATGGCCGGCGGGATCACCTGGGCGTTCGGCGAGATCCCGACCGCCGTGGTGCTGATCGCGCTG contains:
- a CDS encoding RDD family protein, with the translated sequence MADPEESAVGGAVQYTHWSVRVVAFVIDMLACWAPNIIAGAIEPDSTGLQLVMLVPSVLLLAYNRWYLTGRTGQSWGKQLMAIHLVRLDGVEPVGVLPAFLRDLGHLLDTLACLLGWFWPLWDHRKQTFADKLAATAVLGGD
- a CDS encoding alkaline phosphatase family protein, which encodes MSSLWPAGPRRVLVVGIDGVRLDLLPELDTPHLDAVAAAGFLAPVEVDEATPTMSGPCWATIVTGVTVAKHGVFGNHLGGNRLDVFPDFTTRLAEVHRRRTFAVGGWEPLFLARQGGPLFAAPGRLAYIAPLEDSPEAWEVCDERATTEAVTVLTGDDDPQASFVYLGAVDETAHFLGCGEEYRHSIEAADVRLGRLLAALRSRPGYAEEEWTVIVVTDHGHVDAGGHGGRSTVERTAWVAASGPGLPPGGEVLPVRHVDVAAHVYAALQIVPDPHWTLDGRPFTPVGTLQPAG
- a CDS encoding GNAT family N-acetyltransferase, producing the protein MATAADLVFRPATAHDVPALVDLVESAYRGDASRVGWTTEADLLDGQRTDARSVAETLERPDTRVLLAERAGTGELLACCTVERRPAGAYFGMFSVRPAQQGGGVGRAVLAEAERFARAEWGAASLEMTVIVQREDLIAWYERRGFTRTGELSPFPYGDERFGLPKRPDLAFERLVKALA
- a CDS encoding pyridoxal phosphate-dependent decarboxylase family protein translates to MSEPQFRESARATADLVADYLAAVPEQPVWQPMDPAARARLLDAPLPAGGRDLAQLLKVIEEQVLPAPMGNGHPRFFGWVNSAPAPAGVLATLVAAALNPSSAGGDHADVHLERAVVRWTAELVGFPHPPGGGLLTSGTSMATIVCLAAARGRAAARAGHDVRAEGLAGLPPLVGYVSGETHSCVRKAAELLGLGSRQLRVVAGDAQGRLDPVALRAAVAEDRAAGRLPFLVVASAGTVNTGAVDRFEPIADLCAEQGLWLHVDGAYGAFGVLDPEIAHRFAGLARADSLALDPHKWLGVPVDCGCALVRDAEQLRETFSLVPAYLRDEEAGGLGWFSEYGIEQTRPFRALKVWATIAHRGREGLAADIAHCTRLARRLGELVEADPGLELLAPVETSIVAFRARPAGLSPSELNALNQALPLAVQRRGRAFVTGTVLAGREAVRACLLNAATTEADLAVLLAEVRSAAGDLTTRQ
- a CDS encoding GNAT family N-acetyltransferase; this encodes MTRSPSSAHRPDHASGHPAQQTSRAQRRLARTARWRRETVELAAVFLAVAAADLVADVVVHGHDGPVLLAASAAALLATAVFHSWWSHRHPHGPPGPDPVAERESAEAGGPLAEQTRLWRLRATVSDAPGSLAAVSAALAELRISIISLQTHPLPDATVDEFLLRAPRSLPRTALTEAVARAGGREIWTDPADAHDLVDVPTHVLALATRTALDAAELPVALRQLFGQVTIRQFPARGEHAGAAPRLAGPVMLLPAPGGELIELSRPHLPFTPTEFARAKALVELDTVLGPRVPEVEDQLRLPGAGGPQEAELTVRRAHPGDKAAALAMHRRCSPATLRRRYHGPVADADRYLGHLLDPRHGQTLTAQTADGRLVALAHLMWDDDSAELAVLVEDAWQRRGLGLDLLRRMAALAAEAGVATVYAVTQAGNTALVAAMRRLELPLDYQVADGTLVITAHLAGAAEQLPSPWPSVPGGR
- a CDS encoding MurT ligase domain-containing protein; this translates as MPGTGSEAAATGARDSSLPARSKLAVTAGKVAAAASRSVGRGSGSVIGGKVALRLDPDLLARLADHLDVVLVSATNGKTTTTRLIAEALRAAGPVVSNALGANMPAGITSALAGGSDARYGVIEVDEKYLAGVARDTHPKAIALLNLSRDQLDRAAETRMLAEKWREGLQGTEAVIIANADDPLVTWAASSCQRVVWVAAGQAWKEDAWSCPSCGGVMQRPGDDWYCQECGFRRPQPHWALQGSHVIDPNGAAWPIQLQLPGRANLANATSSAAVAAVFGVPPQTALERMQSVSAVAGRYDVVNYQGRDVRLLLAKNPAGWLETFSLIDGPPAPVILSVNALDADGTDTSWLWDVDYERLHGHPVFVMGQRRLDLAVRLEVAGLQFHVVETLEEAVRMAPPGRIEAIANYTAFQQLRKVVAGS
- a CDS encoding type 1 glutamine amidotransferase, coding for MSDSSLRLVWVYPDLLSTYGDRGNALVVERRARQRGLNVQRVDVRSDQPIPTSGDIYLIGGGEDRPQRLAAERLRQDSGLPRAVDNGAIVFSVCAGYQILGHEFINDLGQREPGLGLLDVWSTRGEGARSVGDVLAEPDPRLGLATLTGFENHQGVTHLGQGVAPLAQVSVGGGNGDGNGTEGAWRDTVFGTYLHGPVMARNPAVADLLIKLALDVNALPPADTTWYDALRAERIAATGRQPA
- a CDS encoding 6-phosphofructokinase yields the protein MRIGVLTSGGDCPGLNAVIRSVVHRGVVDHGDEIIGFQDGWRGLLEGVHRPLTLDSVSGILAQGGTILGSSRVQPSHLRDGVERAKRYCADLGIEAVIPIGGEGTLKAAKLMSDAGLPVVGVPKTIDNDIACTDVTFGFDTAVSVATEALDRLKTTAESHQRVMVVEVMGRHTGWIALNAGMAAGAHAIVVPERPFHIDKLTEVVRERFERGKKFAIVVCAEGAKPEAGTMHWEEGTRDIYGHERFTGIATQLSGELEHRLGKEARPVILGHTQRGGTPTAYDRVLATRFGWHAVEAAHKGAFGHITALQGTQINLVPLGEAVADLKTVPAERYVEAEMVI
- a CDS encoding cytochrome c oxidase assembly protein, with the protein product MHHGDELGPFSLHSVLTWSPDWPFLLGCLVALGLYGTGVVRLARRGDRWPIGRSVAWVLGVLTIVAVTCSGLNDYGMVLFSAHMMQHMVLSMLTPILLLLGAPITLALRALRPAGKGRPRGPRELLVALLHSRYVKVLSHPAFTIPLFIASLYGLYFTPIFDTLMQTRIGHIAMMVHFLAAGLLFFWPIMGVDPGPNRPGHVMRIIELFMGMPFHAFFGVAVMMATSPLVTTFNSAMAPPGTDLMADQKMAGGITWAFGEIPTAVVLIALVFQWSKSEQRQATRTDRAAERDGDAELVAYNAYLASLEKRGNRPAQAG